A window from Flavobacterium gyeonganense encodes these proteins:
- a CDS encoding efflux RND transporter periplasmic adaptor subunit: MNKQSFLSILIASVVIASCGKKDDKSAQGGGAPQVKEYKTLTLQPESATLYTDFPASIQGQQNIEIRPRVEGYIDKIFVDEGAVVKAGQALFKISAPEYEQQVRTASASVKSAQAEVSTAKLAVNKVKPLVEKGIISKYELESAQYNYESAMASLAQANAALVNAKVNLGYTTVTSPVSGVVGSIPFRLGSLVSSATAEPMTTVSSIGNVYAYFALNEKILLNFTQEDSGAPLAQKIKKMPEVSLVLSDGTTYDEKGRIETVNGLINTETGTVNIRARFPNPKGIIRSGSSTTVRIPNVVKEGIIVPQSATFELQDKIFAVTVGKDRKTKNVNITKLENTAGNYYVITSGLKPGDQIVLEGVASLKEGTEIKANNVSAETVYADLK; the protein is encoded by the coding sequence ATGAACAAGCAATCATTTTTAAGCATTCTCATAGCATCAGTAGTTATCGCATCATGCGGTAAAAAAGATGATAAGTCAGCTCAGGGAGGAGGAGCGCCGCAAGTTAAAGAATATAAAACCCTGACTTTGCAGCCAGAGTCAGCAACATTATATACAGATTTCCCGGCCAGTATTCAGGGACAACAAAATATTGAAATCCGACCAAGAGTTGAAGGTTACATTGATAAAATATTTGTAGATGAAGGTGCTGTTGTCAAAGCAGGCCAGGCTTTATTTAAAATTAGTGCACCGGAATATGAACAGCAGGTCCGTACGGCTTCTGCAAGTGTAAAAAGTGCCCAGGCAGAAGTAAGTACAGCAAAATTGGCCGTAAATAAGGTAAAGCCTTTAGTTGAAAAAGGAATTATCAGTAAATATGAACTTGAATCTGCACAATATAACTATGAGTCTGCAATGGCCAGTTTAGCTCAGGCAAATGCAGCTTTGGTTAATGCCAAAGTTAATTTAGGATATACAACCGTTACAAGTCCGGTGAGTGGTGTTGTAGGTTCAATACCTTTTCGTTTAGGAAGCCTCGTAAGTTCAGCAACAGCCGAGCCAATGACAACGGTTTCAAGCATAGGGAATGTATATGCTTATTTTGCTTTGAATGAAAAAATTCTTTTGAACTTTACCCAAGAGGATTCAGGAGCTCCATTAGCACAAAAAATCAAAAAAATGCCTGAAGTTTCTTTAGTGCTTTCTGATGGCACTACTTATGACGAAAAAGGAAGAATTGAAACCGTAAACGGATTAATTAATACCGAAACAGGTACAGTAAATATAAGAGCACGTTTTCCAAATCCAAAAGGGATTATCAGAAGCGGAAGCAGTACGACAGTGCGAATTCCAAATGTTGTTAAAGAAGGAATAATTGTTCCTCAGAGTGCTACATTCGAACTTCAGGATAAGATTTTTGCTGTTACTGTGGGAAAAGACAGAAAAACGAAAAACGTGAATATTACCAAACTTGAAAATACAGCCGGTAATTATTATGTAATAACAAGCGGTTTAAAACCTGGCGATCAGATTGTGTTAGAAGGAGTTGCCTCACTTAAAGAAGGAACTGAGATTAAAGCGAATAATGTGAGTGCAGAAACGGTTTATGCCGACTTAAAATAA
- a CDS encoding sensor histidine kinase — protein MAPNFFRPYLFAGLHILGWLLLGFIMLFYIPLTWKVILPPEFWLWQIIILILLIFLFYSNAKVIVPKTIIKNNTSPYLAWAFLTIFVMQLIAYLYSSQTDVHTKVSRVLGFTKYRNPYFDNYVFMLTLLVLGISTSWAMLQYWQKAAQHKQKLEQDKTMAELAMLKAQINPHFFFNSLNSIYSLTYSNIEDSRNALHTLSRMMRYLLYSTEGERTTLLKEVEFLKDFIALMKLRANKKLNIITEIPEKLNDYPIVPMLLLPLVENAFKHGIHATEKSEIIITLKQNDTNLTFEVFNTFFEKTFNTEPGGIGLANTKRRLQLIYPHKHAINCGVNKDGKYEVELQITLEQ, from the coding sequence ATGGCACCAAATTTTTTCAGACCCTATTTATTTGCAGGATTGCACATCCTCGGCTGGTTACTTTTGGGATTTATTATGCTATTTTACATTCCGCTTACATGGAAAGTTATTCTTCCCCCCGAATTTTGGCTCTGGCAGATTATTATCCTGATTCTGTTGATTTTTTTATTTTATTCTAATGCGAAAGTTATAGTTCCGAAAACCATTATCAAAAATAATACATCTCCCTATTTGGCCTGGGCCTTCCTCACAATTTTCGTTATGCAGCTTATCGCTTATTTGTATTCTTCTCAAACAGATGTACATACAAAAGTGAGCCGGGTTTTAGGTTTCACAAAATACAGAAATCCTTATTTTGATAACTACGTTTTTATGCTTACCCTGCTTGTATTGGGAATTAGTACCAGTTGGGCAATGCTGCAATACTGGCAAAAAGCGGCTCAGCATAAACAAAAGTTGGAACAGGATAAAACTATGGCAGAACTTGCAATGCTGAAGGCACAAATAAATCCGCATTTTTTCTTTAATTCCTTAAACAGTATTTATTCACTCACTTATTCAAATATTGAAGATTCAAGAAATGCATTGCACACCTTGAGCCGAATGATGCGCTATTTGCTTTACAGCACGGAAGGTGAAAGAACTACATTGCTTAAAGAAGTGGAATTTCTTAAGGATTTTATAGCATTAATGAAACTCCGTGCCAACAAAAAATTAAATATTATTACAGAAATACCAGAAAAACTCAACGACTACCCCATCGTACCAATGTTATTATTACCTTTAGTAGAAAATGCTTTTAAACATGGGATACATGCAACTGAAAAAAGCGAAATTATCATAACATTAAAACAAAATGATACCAATCTGACATTTGAAGTATTTAATACTTTTTTCGAAAAAACATTTAATACTGAACCTGGTGGAATTGGTTTAGCGAATACAAAACGAAGACTACAACTTATTTATCCACATAAACACGCTATAAATTGCGGTGTCAATAAAGACGGGAAATATGAAGTTGAACTACAGATAACTTTAGAACAATGA
- a CDS encoding LytR/AlgR family response regulator transcription factor has protein sequence MTVLNCIAVDDEPLALKLVETFIEQTPFLQLSCSCDNAVEALSLIREKQPDIIFLDINMPNLTGMELARLLQEQSPPIPKIIFTTAYNHYAIEGYKVNAVDYLLKPFSYEEFLRASNKVLQITEESSNHYQHIATDDDFFFLKVEYQWVRISLKDVLYIESLKDYVKVHLLDSDKTVLSLISLKALEEKLPSAKFMRIHRSFIVPLDKINSISKNSIFIGKTEITVGEQYKEAFKTIVDRWLK, from the coding sequence ATGACAGTACTAAATTGCATAGCGGTAGATGATGAACCATTGGCCTTAAAACTGGTCGAAACTTTTATTGAGCAAACCCCTTTTTTACAATTAAGCTGCAGCTGTGACAATGCTGTTGAAGCTCTAAGTTTAATTCGAGAAAAGCAACCGGATATTATTTTTTTGGATATAAACATGCCTAACCTAACCGGAATGGAACTGGCAAGACTTTTACAGGAACAGTCACCACCGATTCCGAAAATAATTTTCACAACTGCCTATAATCATTATGCAATTGAAGGCTATAAAGTAAATGCAGTCGATTATCTTTTAAAACCTTTTAGTTACGAAGAGTTTTTGCGTGCTTCCAACAAAGTCCTGCAAATAACTGAGGAATCTTCAAATCACTACCAGCACATTGCAACTGACGATGATTTTTTCTTTTTAAAAGTTGAATATCAATGGGTAAGGATTTCTTTAAAAGATGTGTTGTATATTGAAAGTTTAAAAGACTATGTAAAGGTTCATCTTCTTGATTCTGATAAAACCGTACTATCTCTTATCTCTTTAAAAGCTTTGGAAGAAAAACTGCCCTCTGCAAAGTTTATGAGGATCCATCGTTCGTTTATTGTTCCACTTGACAAAATAAACAGCATAAGTAAAAACTCCATTTTTATTGGAAAAACTGAAATTACTGTTGGTGAACAATACAAAGAAGCGTTTAAAACCATTGTAGACAGATGGTTAAAATAA
- a CDS encoding DUF3861 domain-containing protein, with product MEKRSNKYYLTLSLKEYANGKTAPAKELGIEFENHDEIFSIIEKMNAKNLFESESEATQFALGLKLFGEIKLKHRNNPLFDEMNEVFPVFMKKLKSL from the coding sequence ATGGAAAAAAGATCAAATAAATATTATCTCACATTAAGCTTAAAAGAATATGCGAATGGCAAAACAGCGCCCGCAAAAGAACTTGGAATTGAATTTGAAAACCACGACGAAATTTTTAGCATTATTGAAAAAATGAATGCTAAAAATTTATTTGAAAGCGAGTCTGAAGCAACACAATTTGCATTGGGTTTAAAATTATTTGGGGAAATAAAACTAAAACACAGAAATAATCCTCTTTTTGATGAAATGAATGAAGTATTTCCTGTTTTCATGAAAAAACTAAAAAGCTTATAA
- a CDS encoding GH1 family beta-glucosidase produces the protein MNKLEKSFLNKDQFGQDFLWGVSTAAFQIEGAHDKDGKGPSIWDVFTSQKGKIKNGHHAINACDFYNCYKDDIHLIRELNIPNFRFSISWSRIMPTGLHPVNQSGIDYYNKVIDFLLECGIEPWVTLYHWDLPHALEVKGGWTNRECALWFSDYTEVCAKHFGDRVKNWMVINEPSVFTGAGYFLGIHAPGKKGITNYLKAIHHVTLATVAGAKKLRQYISDANIGTTFSCTHIEPFSDKSADIQAAKRVDTLLNRTFIEPILGLGYPQDDLPVLKKINNYIQGDDLNHLAFDFDFIGLQCYTREIVKSSLLTPYIGAELVSAEKRNVISTEMGWEIYPAALYHILQKFNLYDGIKKIIITENGAAFPDTVVNGKVYDIKRTHYIQDHLEQLLKAKKEGCKVDGYFVWSLTDNFEWAEGYNARFGLIYVDFETQKRTIKQSGIWFRDFLENDTEII, from the coding sequence ATGAATAAATTAGAGAAGTCATTTTTAAATAAAGACCAATTTGGTCAGGATTTTTTGTGGGGTGTTTCTACTGCCGCTTTTCAAATAGAAGGTGCTCATGATAAAGATGGAAAAGGCCCATCAATCTGGGATGTTTTTACCAGCCAAAAAGGTAAAATCAAAAATGGGCATCATGCCATTAATGCGTGTGATTTTTATAATTGTTATAAAGATGATATTCATTTAATCAGAGAATTAAATATCCCTAACTTCAGATTTTCTATTAGTTGGTCGCGAATCATGCCTACTGGTCTTCATCCGGTAAATCAATCAGGAATTGATTATTACAATAAAGTAATTGATTTTTTACTTGAATGCGGAATTGAACCCTGGGTAACCCTGTATCACTGGGATTTACCACATGCACTTGAAGTAAAAGGCGGATGGACTAACAGAGAATGTGCATTATGGTTTTCTGATTATACCGAAGTATGTGCGAAGCATTTTGGAGACAGGGTAAAAAACTGGATGGTCATCAATGAACCTTCTGTTTTTACAGGTGCAGGGTATTTCCTTGGTATCCATGCTCCGGGAAAAAAAGGTATAACCAATTATTTGAAAGCTATACATCACGTAACATTAGCAACCGTTGCCGGTGCAAAAAAACTCAGGCAATATATTTCTGATGCTAATATTGGTACTACGTTTTCATGTACTCATATTGAACCATTTTCAGATAAATCTGCAGATATTCAGGCTGCAAAGCGAGTTGATACATTATTAAACAGAACTTTCATAGAGCCAATTTTAGGACTTGGATATCCACAGGATGATCTTCCGGTTCTTAAAAAAATTAATAATTATATTCAGGGTGATGATCTCAATCATTTAGCTTTTGACTTTGATTTTATTGGTCTTCAATGTTATACACGTGAAATTGTAAAATCTTCATTATTGACACCATACATTGGAGCCGAATTAGTAAGCGCTGAGAAAAGAAATGTAATATCGACCGAAATGGGCTGGGAAATTTACCCTGCAGCACTCTATCATATCCTGCAAAAATTTAATTTATATGATGGAATAAAAAAAATTATAATTACAGAAAATGGAGCCGCATTCCCTGATACAGTTGTAAATGGAAAAGTATATGATATTAAACGAACACATTATATACAAGATCATTTAGAGCAATTACTTAAAGCAAAGAAGGAAGGCTGTAAAGTTGACGGATATTTTGTGTGGAGTCTTACTGATAATTTTGAATGGGCTGAAGGTTATAATGCAAGGTTTGGATTAATCTACGTTGATTTTGAAACTCAAAAGAGAACTATTAAACAATCTGGAATTTGGTTTCGTGATTTTTTAGAAAATGATACAGAAATTATATAA
- a CDS encoding helix-turn-helix domain-containing protein: MMILNYDLKKNEGNQFLKTNLGWIRIYNLVILFLFSTLFVHYFLVNNIGMTDFSSCILMSSVLIFTVGCLYFKPQMFYDSDMSFEKNNVMNDNCQLIKTVENKDNLPLVKEMAHEKKEEYLIKLNNVLSGKKLFLKKDFVIRDLSDETGISVHHLSSLINSEFHVHFQDFINLKRIEYFNEKINDPEWKDLSLEGMAWGSGFKSRTTCFRAFIKHTGKSPSEYFKIIKQKKEDKADFVIQNN; this comes from the coding sequence ATGATGATCTTAAATTATGATTTAAAAAAAAATGAAGGGAATCAGTTTTTAAAAACTAATTTAGGATGGATAAGAATCTACAATTTGGTGATATTATTTTTATTTTCAACGCTTTTTGTACATTACTTTTTAGTTAATAATATCGGAATGACAGATTTTTCATCTTGTATCTTAATGTCTTCTGTTCTTATTTTTACTGTAGGCTGTCTTTATTTTAAACCACAAATGTTTTATGATTCAGACATGTCATTTGAAAAAAATAATGTAATGAATGATAATTGTCAACTTATAAAAACTGTCGAAAATAAAGATAATCTGCCGTTGGTAAAAGAAATGGCTCACGAAAAAAAAGAAGAATATCTGATAAAACTCAACAATGTGTTGTCAGGAAAAAAGCTTTTTTTAAAAAAAGATTTTGTAATTCGTGATTTGTCGGACGAAACAGGCATCTCGGTACATCATCTTTCTAGTTTGATTAATTCAGAATTTCATGTTCATTTTCAGGATTTTATAAATCTTAAAAGGATTGAATATTTTAATGAAAAAATTAATGATCCCGAATGGAAAGATCTATCTCTGGAAGGGATGGCTTGGGGGTCAGGTTTTAAGTCAAGAACTACTTGTTTCAGGGCTTTTATAAAGCACACTGGAAAATCGCCATCTGAATATTTTAAAATAATTAAACAAAAAAAGGAAGATAAAGCAGATTTTGTTATTCAAAATAATTAA
- a CDS encoding cupin domain-containing protein, with the protein MSTNYSAVIEEGKVPSAYMTGDVSYKKQISDIHPENTVIKEVTFEPCARSNWHSNASLHMLIAKEGIGYYQERGNAVRMLVKDEVVTILPGVEHWYGATPFEKFSYVAIITEIDKGHGIWLEKVTDGEYYLLSH; encoded by the coding sequence ATGTCAACAAATTATTCAGCCGTTATCGAAGAAGGAAAAGTCCCTAGTGCATATATGACGGGCGACGTTTCCTATAAGAAGCAAATCAGTGATATTCATCCTGAAAATACTGTTATTAAAGAAGTTACTTTTGAACCTTGTGCAAGAAGTAACTGGCATAGTAATGCAAGTCTACACATGCTTATTGCAAAAGAAGGTATTGGATATTATCAGGAAAGAGGAAATGCAGTTCGCATGCTTGTTAAAGATGAAGTAGTTACAATTCTGCCTGGAGTGGAACATTGGTACGGAGCCACTCCATTTGAAAAATTCTCTTACGTTGCTATTATAACAGAAATCGACAAAGGACACGGAATCTGGTTAGAAAAAGTAACTGATGGAGAATATTATCTTTTGAGTCACTAA
- a CDS encoding helix-turn-helix domain-containing protein gives MKDEIESQAAELSINDLKLKGFKVYKINGDVSKIPSYNRRDYYKICINTSKSIIHYADRGIETDGTILFFGNPVIPYSWEIFSPDYHGYACVFTEDFLKAKDRSESLHESPLFKIGGSPIFSLSAKQKVFIDSLFVKMIEEQETDYVFKDDLIRNYINLILHESMKMQPSENFFKYKNASSRITSLFLELLERQFPVETKDQPLALKTPQDYAQSLSIHVNHLNRSVKEITGKSTTAHITERVIGEAKALLQHTDWSIADIGYSLGFEYPSYFNNYFKRLTGKIPKSLRV, from the coding sequence ATGAAAGATGAAATAGAATCTCAGGCAGCAGAATTGAGTATAAATGATTTAAAACTCAAAGGTTTTAAAGTATATAAAATAAATGGGGATGTAAGTAAAATTCCGAGCTACAATCGACGCGACTATTACAAAATCTGCATTAATACCAGTAAAAGCATTATTCATTATGCAGACAGGGGAATAGAAACAGACGGAACTATTTTGTTTTTTGGTAATCCTGTTATTCCCTATTCATGGGAAATTTTTTCTCCTGATTATCATGGATACGCCTGCGTTTTTACAGAAGATTTTTTAAAGGCAAAAGACCGTTCTGAAAGTCTTCATGAGTCTCCTTTGTTTAAAATAGGAGGTAGCCCAATCTTTTCATTATCTGCAAAGCAAAAAGTATTTATAGATTCGCTTTTTGTAAAAATGATTGAAGAACAGGAAACTGATTATGTATTTAAAGATGATTTGATTCGCAATTATATCAATCTCATATTGCATGAATCAATGAAAATGCAGCCTTCGGAGAATTTTTTCAAATATAAAAATGCTTCTTCGAGAATAACATCATTGTTTTTAGAACTCTTAGAAAGACAGTTTCCGGTTGAAACAAAAGATCAGCCGCTTGCCTTAAAAACACCCCAGGATTATGCTCAAAGCCTTTCAATACATGTAAATCACCTAAATCGTTCTGTAAAAGAAATTACCGGAAAATCGACAACAGCCCATATTACAGAAAGAGTTATCGGAGAAGCAAAAGCTTTACTGCAGCATACAGACTGGAGTATTGCAGATATTGGCTATTCACTTGGATTTGAATACCCAAGCTATTTTAATAATTATTTTAAAAGGCTAACAGGCAAGATTCCAAAATCTTTAAGAGTGTAA
- a CDS encoding Crp/Fnr family transcriptional regulator yields the protein MKDLLPVIDYISRYVDLTDDEKNHLSSFMKINKVKKRQFIVQPGFVCRHKSYVVKGAFRGYLVDNDGKEHTLSFAIEDWWISDYSSLIYQEPATLFVEALEDSVLIQIEYQDEQQFLKEIPKLEKFERIITQRSLAFHQKRLLSNLTKTAEERYDEFMSKYAAIAKRVPQYALASYLGFSTEYLSKIRNGKTSKG from the coding sequence ATGAAGGATTTACTGCCTGTTATAGATTATATCTCAAGATATGTTGATTTGACTGATGATGAAAAAAATCATCTGAGTTCTTTTATGAAGATTAACAAAGTCAAAAAGAGACAATTTATTGTACAGCCCGGTTTTGTTTGCAGACATAAGAGTTATGTTGTTAAGGGGGCATTCAGAGGTTACCTGGTTGATAACGATGGAAAAGAACATACACTTTCATTTGCAATCGAAGACTGGTGGATTTCTGATTACAGCAGTTTAATTTATCAGGAACCAGCCACATTATTTGTAGAAGCTCTTGAAGATTCAGTTCTAATTCAGATCGAATACCAAGACGAACAGCAATTTTTAAAGGAAATTCCAAAACTTGAAAAATTCGAACGCATTATTACGCAGCGATCGTTAGCTTTTCATCAAAAAAGACTTTTATCTAATTTAACTAAAACTGCTGAAGAACGTTATGATGAATTTATGAGTAAATATGCTGCGATTGCTAAGCGTGTTCCTCAATATGCATTGGCATCTTATCTTGGTTTCAGTACCGAATACTTAAGCAAAATACGCAACGGCAAAACCTCAAAAGGTTAA